Proteins co-encoded in one Papaver somniferum cultivar HN1 chromosome 5, ASM357369v1, whole genome shotgun sequence genomic window:
- the LOC113284074 gene encoding probable glutathione peroxidase 2 isoform X2 — MAAEAPNSIYDFTVKDIEGNDVSLKDYAGKVLLIVNVASKDGLTESNYKELDVLYEKYKTQGLEILAFPCNQFAGQEPGTDAEIKEVARSKFKAEFPIDVNGKDAAPLYQYIKSQKGGLFGNAIKWNFTKFLVNKERKVVDRYAPTTGPLRIEKDIQGLLAVPASAP, encoded by the exons ATGGCTGCAGAAGCGCCTAACTCCATTTATGACTTCACTGTCAAG GATATTGAAGGAAATGATGTATCCTTGAAAGACTATGCTGGAAAGGTTCTTCTGATTGTCAATGTTGCTTCCAAAGA TGGTCTTACCGAATCCAACTACAAGGAACTTGATGTATTGTATGAGAAATACAAAACCCAAG GGCTTGAGATTCTTGCATTTCCTTGCAACCAGTTTGCTGGTCAAGAACCGGGAACTGATGCTGAGATAAAAGAAGTTGCCCGTTCAAAGTTCAAAGCCGAATTTCCT ATTGATGTTAATGGGAAGGATGCCGCACCACTCTACCAGTATATCAAATCACAAAAAGGTGGGTTATTTGGTAATGCAATCAAATGGAATTTCACAAAGTTTCTCGTAAACAAAGAGAGAAAAGTTGTTGACAGATATGCTCCCACCACAGGTCCACTCAGAATTGAG AAAGACATCCAAGGCCTTTTGGCAGTTCCAGCATCAGCTCCCTAG
- the LOC113284074 gene encoding probable glutathione peroxidase 2 isoform X3: protein MAAEAPKSIYDFTVKDIEGNDVSLKDYAGKVLLIVNVASKDGLTESNYKELDVLYEKYKTQGLEILAFPCNQFAGQEPGTDAEIKEVARSKFKAEFPVFAKIDVNGKDAAPLYQYIKSQKGGLFGNAIKWNFTKFLVNKERKVVDRYAPTTGPLRIEKDIQGLLAVPASAP, encoded by the exons ATGGCTGCAGAAGCGCCTAAATCCATTTATGACTTCACTGTCAAG GATATTGAAGGAAATGATGTATCCTTGAAAGACTATGCTGGAAAGGTTCTTCTGATTGTCAATGTTGCTTCCAAAGA TGGTCTTACCGAATCCAACTACAAGGAACTTGATGTATTGTATGAGAAATACAAAACCCAAG GGCTTGAGATTCTTGCATTTCCTTGCAACCAGTTTGCTGGTCAAGAACCGGGAACTGATGCTGAGATAAAAGAAGTTGCCCGTTCAAAGTTCAAAGCCGAATTTCCTGTATTTGCTAAG ATTGATGTTAATGGGAAGGATGCCGCACCACTCTACCAGTATATCAAATCACAAAAAGGTGGGTTATTTGGTAATGCAATCAAATGGAATTTCACAAAGTTTCTCGTAAACAAAGAGAGAAAAGTTGTTGACAGATATGCTCCCACCACAGGTCCACTCAGAATTGAG AAAGACATCCAAGGCCTTTTGGCAGTTCCAGCATCAGCTCCCTAG
- the LOC113284074 gene encoding probable glutathione peroxidase 2 isoform X1 — protein sequence MAAEAPNSIYDFTVKDIEGNDVSLKDYAGKVLLIVNVASKDGLTESNYKELDVLYEKYKTQGLEILAFPCNQFAGQEPGTDAEIKEVARSKFKAEFPVFAKIDVNGKDAAPLYQYIKSQKGGLFGNAIKWNFTKFLVNKERKVVDRYAPTTGPLRIEKDIQGLLAVPASAP from the exons ATGGCTGCAGAAGCGCCTAACTCCATTTATGACTTCACTGTCAAG GATATTGAAGGAAATGATGTATCCTTGAAAGACTATGCTGGAAAGGTTCTTCTGATTGTCAATGTTGCTTCCAAAGA TGGTCTTACCGAATCCAACTACAAGGAACTTGATGTATTGTATGAGAAATACAAAACCCAAG GGCTTGAGATTCTTGCATTTCCTTGCAACCAGTTTGCTGGTCAAGAACCGGGAACTGATGCTGAGATAAAAGAAGTTGCCCGTTCAAAGTTCAAAGCCGAATTTCCTGTATTTGCTAAG ATTGATGTTAATGGGAAGGATGCCGCACCACTCTACCAGTATATCAAATCACAAAAAGGTGGGTTATTTGGTAATGCAATCAAATGGAATTTCACAAAGTTTCTCGTAAACAAAGAGAGAAAAGTTGTTGACAGATATGCTCCCACCACAGGTCCACTCAGAATTGAG AAAGACATCCAAGGCCTTTTGGCAGTTCCAGCATCAGCTCCCTAG